The following DNA comes from Tunturibacter psychrotolerans.
GCAACAGTCAGCGGATCGGGCACCTACCCCACGGGTACAGTGACTTTCGCGCTCGGGGGCACTACGCTCGGGGCGGCGACCCTCGAGCCGACTGGCGGATGTTCGTCCGGCGGAAGCTGCACCGAAGTAGCGAGCTACACGTACGTGCCGGGCACGCTAGCTGTAGGAGCTTACTCAATTTCGGCGACCTACTCGTCCACCAATGAGAACTATGCGTCAGCCACTAAGCAGACGACCCTCCAAGTAATCAAGGCTGGCACGGTAGTCGACGCGACCGCGTTGACCGTGTCACCCACGACATTGGCAGCAGGTTCTTCCAAGGTTACTTTTGCTGCAAAGGTCTCGAGTGCAACAGGTACGCCCGATGGTACGGTCACCTTCACATCAAGTGGGGTTTCGAAGGGAACCTGCACGCTCGCCAAGGGAGCATGCTCGATCAGCCTAGCAACTGCCGCGTATGCGGCGGGCACTTACTCAGTGGTTGCTGTGTACAGCGGTTCCGCCACCTATGAGTCTTCGGTTTCGGCGACGGAACAACTGATCATCACTAAGGCGGCAACCGCCACTGTTTCGAGCGGTACAAGCTCCGTAGAAGCGGGCGGCACGGTCACTCTAGTTGCAAATGTGGCCCGTCCTGCAGGCTACACAGGCGTCCCAACAGGAACGGTGCACTTCTACTCCAGCACTCTGTTGCAAAGCGCACAGGGTGTAGCGACGCTAGACAGTACGGGCAAGGCCGTCTACGAGCAAGTGCTAACCGGTGTTCCTGCGGGAACCTACAGCGTAGTCGCCAAGTATGCAGGAGATGGTTCGGATGCCGCCTCCAATTCTTCGACGCTCACTGTAATTGTGACCAAGGCGCTGACGGAGGTAACCCTCACCTCCAGCGCTAATCCAGTCGCCGAAGGCTCTCCGGTATCTATCACGGCGGTCGTCACACACGCTTGCTGCTCGACAGTGCCTCCGTCAGGTACGGTCGCGTTCCTCCTTGGTACCAAGTCACTCGGAACTCTTAGCCTGAGCTCCGGCAGCGCAGTGCTCTCCGTAAAGACCGCTGGCCTTACACCGGGAACTTACAGTGTGGTCGCGAACTACAGCGGCGACGCCACCAACCAGCCGTCTACAAGGACCTTCACCCTCACTATCGCCGCACCCGCTACCGCCGCGACGCGATAAGGATGAGTGATTAAAACATCGGCATTACCGCAGTATCTCGGGGGTTTCGAAAGATGATTCGTCGACTGATCCAAGCCACTACCGCCGCCACCATCATGGCCGCATCTGCCTTGCCTGCCGCGGCGCTGCAGAGCAAGCCGGAAGCATTCTCCTCTGCCTACACCCAGCCTGCCATCGTGGATGTCTTCAGCTTTGAAGGAGCCTATCACTGCGGTGGAAGCTGCGCGCCGGACGGCGAAGGCTCTTCCAACAGCCTCATGCTCGCCAGCGACGGGAACTTCTACGGCGCGACCGTGTCGGGCGGAACGCTGATGAACGGAGTCTTGTTCAAGCTGACTCCCGATGGCACCTACACCGACATCCATAACTTCGGGTTTACGCCCGACGGCGCGACCGTAGTCACCTCGCTCATGGAAGCCTTCGATGGAAACCTGTACGGAGTAACTGATTCGGGGGGCGCTAATTATCGCGGCACGATCTTCCAGTACAACCTCTCCACGGGAGTTTTCACAACGGTCTACAACTTTGTCGTCGGTGGCGGCTCCTACAGTCAACTGATCGATGATGGTAAAGGCCATCTGTATGGAAGCACCTCAGACGACGGACTGTACGGCCTTGGGAATATCTTCTCGTGGAACTACAAGACCAACTCCTATACCGATATCTACGACTTCACCAATGGCGTCGATGGAAAGCTCCCCTGGGGCGGTATCCTCGTTGCGAGCGACGGCAGAATATACGGCACCTCGCGCTTCGGTGGCCCAACGGATCACACCGGTACAGGTTTCGGCGATGGCGTGGCCTGGTCTATGGACGTCCAGGGAACCGACTTCAAGGTGATCCATAACTTCGGTGCAAGTGCCACCGACGGGTATTCTCCGGTGCAGGGATTTGTCGAAGGCCCCGACCATGCGCTTTATAGCACCACTCTCTACGGGGGCAAGGACTGCTCGGCGAACAACAACAGCAACGGATGCGGCACGCTATATAAGGTCACGCCAAATGGAGCCGACCCCACCTACACGCAGGTCTACGCCTTTAGCCTCAGCGCCGGTCAGGGTGTGAATCCACAGCACGGTTCCCCGACACTTGGCGGTGACGGAAAACTCTACGTGGTCGGCCCGCAGGGAGGGCCTACTGATTACGGTCAGTTGATGGCTTTCACAACTGCAGGCGTTTATACCGACGTACATGACTTCGCCGTAGTCGGAGCCAGCGATACCTCCGGCATTCCCTCTGCCGCGGTGCTGGAGGACCAACTCGGCAACCTCTGGGGTGGCACCATCATTGGCGGCGAACACCAGAACGGTGACATCTTCAAGATCGAAGCCGGCATTGCTCCTGCTATAACGCTGACTGCAAGCACAACGACTTCAGACGTTGATCAGACGGTCAAGCTCACATGGGGCGTGACGAACGCCTTCAGTGATTCAGCGAAGATATGCTTCGCCTCGAGCTCTGATGGCAGCTTCGTCGGTCCGAAGTCGATCACCGGAAACATAACGGTTGAGCCGGCTAAGTCGGGAACGATCCTCTACGCACTCACCTGCGGCGGCTCGCAGACGGCAACTGCGACAGTAGACGTCTTGCCGAAGATTGTGACGACGACAACAATCACCTCTGCGCCAACGAGTCTGGTTTATGGACAGACGGGGGCGATTGACGTCTCGGTTGCAACTCCATCCGGAGAGGTTTCAGGCAATGTTGATCTCGTCTCTGGAGGGAAAACAATTGCTACAGCAGAAGTAACAAATGGTGTCGCGCACATCTCATTCGCGACCGCCAAGCTCACCGCGGCCAACTACAGTGTTCAGGCGAGTTACGAAGGAAATCAGAAGTATGCCGCTTCGATCTCAAAGGCTGCGAAGATCGCGGTTACGAAGGCCACGCCTGTCGTCAAATTCACTCTAACCCCCGCCAAGCTGGCTGATGGCGAGCCAGCCACTCTAATGGTCTCCGTGACCAACGGAGCTGGAACTCCGAGCGGCTCTGTCGTCTTCTCCATTGCAAACCAAACCATCACCAGCGCGGTGCTCAGCTCCGGTTCAGCTCTCGTCTCGATTGACACGAGCAAATATGCAGCCGGGACCTATGCAGTGACCGCTAAGTATGAAGGGGATGTCAACGACACGACAGCGTCTGCCGCGCAAACGATGACCATCGCCAAGGACAGCACCATCGCAACGCTGGGAATTGCATCGTCGGTCGTAGTGGGCAACCAGCTGGTAGCGAACATTGCTGTGACGAAGCCAAACATACCGGGTACCCCAACCGGTACGGTGCAGCTGCTGAGAAACGGACAGGTCGTCGCTAGCGCAACCTTATCCGGTGGTAAGGCGGTCATCAAGAGTTCAACCGTGGGAGTGTCTGCAGGAACGTATTCTTACAGCGCTGCCTACCTGGGGGATACGCAAAATGCGGCGTCGTCCTCCCCTCGCGAAACTGTCACCGTAACTACGAAATAAAACCTGGGCAAACGCGGGCGCAAAGTAACGCACAGCGACCGCGTTTTCCTTTCCAGAAGATGACAGGGGATGGTGAAACGTATGAAGCAGGTTCCGGTCCTAGTACTCGCCCTAATTGCAGCGGCTCTGCCGTCTGCCGCTCAATCGAACCAGGCAGTCAAAGAGAAGCTCGCGGAGGGTGTGGCCGGTCTTATCCCGGGCGCGCGCCATCTCGCACCTCCGGCAAACATGCCGGTTAAGCCTCAAGCGGCAGTAGCAAACACTCCTACGCTGCAGATTTCGAGCGGGGTCAGTCCTGCAGTGCTCCATACTTTTAACGTACCCACGAGCCTGGACGGCCAAGGTCCAGATGGGCCTGTCATGTTCGCCAGCGACGGCAAGCTATACAGCACCACGACGGCAGGCGGGAAAAATGGCTGTGGCACCATCTTTAGCTTCGATCCGGCGACGCAGGTCTACGTTACGCTTTACAGTTTGGACTGCGACAAGGATGGGACTGTTCCGGTAAGCGGGTTGATTCAAGCCGCAGACGGTTACCTGTACGGAACAACAATCGGATTCGGTCCCGCTGCGACCGAAGTTCCAGGCGGAGGCATCTTTCGTTACAACATCTCCACCGGGGTCTTTACGTCTCTCTATCGCTTTCAGCACGGCGGAACGCCGTATGGTGACATGATCGACGACGGCCACGGAACGCTCTACGGAACAACATTTTCCGATGGTGTCTACAAAGACGGCAGCGTTTGGAGCTGGAACTACACGAAGAACACCTTCAAGACGCTTTACTCATTCACGGGAGAGCAGGACGGCGCCGGTGTGACGGGCGGTCTCGTCCTTGCCAGCGACGGCCGCCTCTACGGGACCGCGGCTTACGGCGGAACGTTCGGATGGGGAACAGCGTTTGTGCTGAACATCGACGGCACCGGCTTCAAAGCCTTCTACAACTTCACAAATTTCTACTCGGCTCTGGATGGATCCTCTCCATCGGCAGACTTAGTGGAAGCCCAGGACGGAAACTTATACGGAACGTCATGCTGCGGCGGTGAGCTCAGTCTTCAGGGTGCATTCTTCCGAATCACACCGAACGGCGCGGAATCCACGTTGACCCCGCTTGCGGCTCTCGGCCAATCGGTTTACCCATATGTGTTTGTTGAGGGCGGCGATGTGGACCTTGGTCGTCCCTTGATCGCAGGTGACGGCTACATTTACCTCACGCCGTCGTATGGTGGCAGCAACCCCGGCGGCACAGCGCTCCAGATGGATACCTTCGGGAATGCAAACAGAATCTACAGCTTTGAAAACCCATACGACGATTTCGCCATCAGCCCGTACGGAGTGATGGAAGGGCAGGATGGCAACCTCTATGGAGCCACCTACTCGAGTGGGTTCGCCTCAGGAATTCTCTACGAGCTGAACACTGGTCTCCCACCCGCTATCACGTTGGCCGCGAGCACCTCCTCGGCTTACGTCGGTGTGCCACTCTCCCTCGCGTGGTCGGTAAACAATGCGTTTAGCAACAACGCGGCCGTATGCTTGGTCCGCAGCACTGACGGCACCTTCGGAGGGAACGGAGCCGCTGGACTACGTCCAATCGTTGGAAATGAGAGTGTTACTCCAGTAGGCAGCGGCAGCGTGACCTATTCGTTCACCTGCGGCGGAGTCGAATCAGCGACCACAACCGTCCAGGTGAACAAAGTGGCAACAGTCACCACTATCGAAAGCGCTCCGACTACGATTCAGCAAGGGCAGACAGCAAAGATATCTGTGGCGGTTGCCGCGCACGTCGGCACCAATCTCCCCGTAGGAAGCGTGAGTCTGATCGTCGGCAGTCAGACACTCTCAACCGCAACGCTCTCTAATGGAAAAGCAACGTTCTCGTTGCCAACCACCACCATAGCTCCGGGCGTCTACCAGGTGCACGTGACCTACGGCGGCTCCACTGCCTTCGTCAACTCAGTCTCCGCCAATGCCAAGTTGGATATCAAAGTCGTCCCAGCCATCACATTCCGGGCCAGTCCAACTACGACGACACAGGGTCTGGATTCGACCTTCAGTGTTTTGCTCGGCAAAACGGGAGCTCCGAGTCCGACCGGAACTGTAACGTTCAGCAGCCCTACTTATAAGTTTGGAAGCACATCTGTCAGCAGTGGCATGGCCAGCTTTGTCGCGAACTTCGGCAAGATTTCCGCCGGCACTTACGTGGTGACTGCCGCCTACAGCGGCGACAACTACAACGAGGCAATCAGCGCTACGCAGACCATCAAGATTACTAAGGCCACAACCACCACGAGCCTCACCGGGCCGACAACCATCAATGCGGGGTCATCCGGAAGCTATAAGATCTCCGTTGCCCGACCAAACCTGCCCGGCACCGCGACGGGGAAGGTGAGGCTGTTATTCGGCACGGCTTCCATCGGTTCTGCCGAACTCTCAGGGGGTGTGGCAACTCTTACGGTTCCGTCTACGGTAGTGAAAGCGGGAACGTATCAGGTCACTGCTCAATACTCCGGCGACGAGAACAATACGCCATCCAATTCTCTCCCCGTTGCGGTCACGGTTCGCTGACCACGGCGCGGTGTTGATTAGAGGTAGCGAAGCAGGGAATGGCTACCACGTCATTAGATAGCTATGCTAACTAGCGAAGGCTCATGGAGCATTAGGAACTCTCGTTGTGAATCGGACGGTCGCTCTCAACTTGCTCCGCACCACAACTAGTCGGCTGTGGTGCGGAGCAAGACGATTGAACTCATTTATTGAATGTTCAGGCTCCAATTCTGCGGCGCTTGGCCGTTTGCTGTATCGAGCCACATCCGCAGTCCCTGCGAACCTTTGGAAACGGCGGCGCTCAAACTTCCCGGAGTTATGAGTATGACCAGCATGACGGAGCACTAGACTTCCGTCTTCCCGTCGCGTGCAAAGACCAAAGCGTGCTGGTTGGGCTTATCGAGACCCTGCGGTCAAAAGCCGGCGTACAGGAGATCAGCACTTCAATCTTCCTGGGAGAGATCACTCGATGGGCCCTGAAGAACCTGCCCAGCGAGCGGTCGTAACAACCAACGCACGTCTCAGCTCTACCGCACCCAGGCATCCCGTAAAAAATCAAAGCTCCCCGCCCCACGAGGCACAACCCCCTCAACTCGCCGAGTATGAATCACCTCATTATTCGGATACCACATC
Coding sequences within:
- a CDS encoding choice-of-anchor tandem repeat GloVer-containing protein, with protein sequence MKQVPVLVLALIAAALPSAAQSNQAVKEKLAEGVAGLIPGARHLAPPANMPVKPQAAVANTPTLQISSGVSPAVLHTFNVPTSLDGQGPDGPVMFASDGKLYSTTTAGGKNGCGTIFSFDPATQVYVTLYSLDCDKDGTVPVSGLIQAADGYLYGTTIGFGPAATEVPGGGIFRYNISTGVFTSLYRFQHGGTPYGDMIDDGHGTLYGTTFSDGVYKDGSVWSWNYTKNTFKTLYSFTGEQDGAGVTGGLVLASDGRLYGTAAYGGTFGWGTAFVLNIDGTGFKAFYNFTNFYSALDGSSPSADLVEAQDGNLYGTSCCGGELSLQGAFFRITPNGAESTLTPLAALGQSVYPYVFVEGGDVDLGRPLIAGDGYIYLTPSYGGSNPGGTALQMDTFGNANRIYSFENPYDDFAISPYGVMEGQDGNLYGATYSSGFASGILYELNTGLPPAITLAASTSSAYVGVPLSLAWSVNNAFSNNAAVCLVRSTDGTFGGNGAAGLRPIVGNESVTPVGSGSVTYSFTCGGVESATTTVQVNKVATVTTIESAPTTIQQGQTAKISVAVAAHVGTNLPVGSVSLIVGSQTLSTATLSNGKATFSLPTTTIAPGVYQVHVTYGGSTAFVNSVSANAKLDIKVVPAITFRASPTTTTQGLDSTFSVLLGKTGAPSPTGTVTFSSPTYKFGSTSVSSGMASFVANFGKISAGTYVVTAAYSGDNYNEAISATQTIKITKATTTTSLTGPTTINAGSSGSYKISVARPNLPGTATGKVRLLFGTASIGSAELSGGVATLTVPSTVVKAGTYQVTAQYSGDENNTPSNSLPVAVTVR
- a CDS encoding choice-of-anchor tandem repeat GloVer-containing protein produces the protein MIRRLIQATTAATIMAASALPAAALQSKPEAFSSAYTQPAIVDVFSFEGAYHCGGSCAPDGEGSSNSLMLASDGNFYGATVSGGTLMNGVLFKLTPDGTYTDIHNFGFTPDGATVVTSLMEAFDGNLYGVTDSGGANYRGTIFQYNLSTGVFTTVYNFVVGGGSYSQLIDDGKGHLYGSTSDDGLYGLGNIFSWNYKTNSYTDIYDFTNGVDGKLPWGGILVASDGRIYGTSRFGGPTDHTGTGFGDGVAWSMDVQGTDFKVIHNFGASATDGYSPVQGFVEGPDHALYSTTLYGGKDCSANNNSNGCGTLYKVTPNGADPTYTQVYAFSLSAGQGVNPQHGSPTLGGDGKLYVVGPQGGPTDYGQLMAFTTAGVYTDVHDFAVVGASDTSGIPSAAVLEDQLGNLWGGTIIGGEHQNGDIFKIEAGIAPAITLTASTTTSDVDQTVKLTWGVTNAFSDSAKICFASSSDGSFVGPKSITGNITVEPAKSGTILYALTCGGSQTATATVDVLPKIVTTTTITSAPTSLVYGQTGAIDVSVATPSGEVSGNVDLVSGGKTIATAEVTNGVAHISFATAKLTAANYSVQASYEGNQKYAASISKAAKIAVTKATPVVKFTLTPAKLADGEPATLMVSVTNGAGTPSGSVVFSIANQTITSAVLSSGSALVSIDTSKYAAGTYAVTAKYEGDVNDTTASAAQTMTIAKDSTIATLGIASSVVVGNQLVANIAVTKPNIPGTPTGTVQLLRNGQVVASATLSGGKAVIKSSTVGVSAGTYSYSAAYLGDTQNAASSSPRETVTVTTK